Below is a window of Candidatus Woesearchaeota archaeon DNA.
CTATTAATAATGATGAACTTAATAAATTATTTAAACCAAATGTTTTACTTGAAATTAGGGAGACAATTATTAGTACTTGTAGAGCAATTATTGAGATTAAAAATAAATCTAATCATGATATTAAACCTGGTCAAGTACTTACTCAAGTAATGACTGCATATTTCATTTTAGAAGGATTTAATGATATTATCAATAATAAATTAGATAGTTTAATTAATAAAAATATAAGAGGAATTGGTGCTAATGAATTTATTGGTAATATTTTTTATTTTGCTATTTTAAAGAATAAATTTTCTAAGTTAGTAAATGATGTATTTGAAGTATCAATTGATAGATATTCTCAAGCTTTAGAAAAAGATTCTACAATAACTAGTATTACAAGAGATGATATTAGATATCAACTTACTTTAATGTTAAATGATAGATTCAATATACCTATATTTAAATCTGAGAAAATCTATGCAGATAAACTAGCTAATCCTGAAAAACATGAGAAAAAAGTAGTGGCGGGATAGTTTGTCACTCTTAAGTAAACATTTCAGTAAAGTTTATAAATAAACATCTCCTATTATTTTTATAAAAAATGGTAAAAATAGGTAAAGACAAAAATGTTCCTGAATCTAATGGATTAAGTTTTAGTGCAAGTGACTTAACCCAATCTTATAATACAGGTAAGAAAGAAGCTTTAAAGGGAGTTAGTGATTATGTTGGAAATGTTAAAGATGAACTTATAACTAAGGAAGAAATCGATTTTAAGGGTGGAGAGTATAATAGAATTGAAGTTCCTGAAAAAAATAATCTATTCTCTAAGTATCATAATGTAGTAACTACTGTTGCTGTTGGAGGAATTTTAGCAGGTATGCTTGCTTTTAATAGTGGTAGTCTAGGGAGTTTAGAGAAAATGCTTGGAAGTGTTAAAAATGTTGTAGCACCAACTGCAGTTCATGCTCAATGGTATGCTGATGTTGCTGGTGATAGTGAAAAAGAATTAGTTGATGTTTCTTTAGGAGATACACTTGTTTGGACTTATGCTGGTGAGAGTGGTACTTTTCCTAAGATGGGAGTTTTTAATGAATATAAAACTGCTTTAGATAAAGGAGATGTTGAATGGTTACAAAATTCATTTCACAAGTTTAAAGACTTTGAAACTTCATCTGATTATTTTAAGAATAATTCTGAGACTGGAAAAGTTGCAGGTATTGCTTACGATGAAATTGTTGGAGATGTAAGAGATAATGTTGAATTCAAGGGGGATAAATAAAGATGTACAAACCAATTAAAAATATAGCTTTAGGAACAGCTGCTTTAGTATTAGGAGCTAGTTTGATGAATCCTGTTTATGGTTTTGATTCAAAAATTACTAAATCTAAATTTGGTAAATCAACTACTCAAGTTGAAGAGATTATTGTTCCTGCTAAAGTTGAGAAATCTGTAGTACCTACAAAAAAAGTTACTCCTAAACCTCAAGAAATAATTAAACAACAAGATACTAGACCTAAAACTCCTGTTAAAACTAGGGGTTATAAACCTGTTGTTCAACAAGGACCTTCATTTGAAGAAATTTGTTTAGCAACTCCTATTGATACTTGGGCTGGTTTTAATGATAAGAGTAAAACTTTGGTGACTCCTGAATGTGATTTAGGTAGGAAAGGATCTCAAAGAGATGAGGTTGTTAGTTGGTTGAAAAGTAATTATGGAACTAAACCTATTAATGTATATGATTCTTTAGCTGACCAATATGTATTTGGAAGTGTTAATAATGGAGTTCTTGCTTTTGATGATAATGGTAAGTTAAATAGAACTTTAGAGAATTTATTAAGAGATAAAACTGGTTCAGGTGATGGTAGAATTAATAATGTAACTGATACTTATTTAGTTGATTTTTATGTTGATACTTCAGCTTCAGTGATTGCTCCTATGATTCAAGATAATATTACTAAAGATCCAGCAGTTGTATCTCAAAATATTGAAGATACACCAATTACTGGAATTACTCAATTACCTTCTGGAATTTATATGTTTGCAGATAATGAAAATAGTGCTTTAGATGCTTTTGCATTAGAGAAAGATACAAATGGAGAATATACTGGATTTACTAAAGCAGTATATGATGGAGATATCGAAAATACTAAGAGAATTAATACTAAAGAACATATGAAAAGAATTAGAGCAGGTTTTGATAATACTGGCTTTTTCAAAAATAGAGATGAGAGATATATGGGTTTAGTTCATGTTTTAAATGATAAAACTAGTGGAATGAATGGTGCTGAAGGATTGCTTAATTATATTGCTGAAGCTCAAAATGTTGTTCCAATGAGTGTTGCAGATTTATCAACATTTGTTGATGTTGTTGCATTTAATGATTATATGGATGATTTAATGTTAACTCATATGGATGATAAGGACAATTTGTCAATGAATAAAGATAAGAAATTAGAATTAATTGAAAGATATAGGAAATTAGGAGTTTCATCAAGTGTTTTAGATAAGATTACAGATTTGACAAGTATTATTGGAGTTATATCATATATGGGAAAAGGAGTGTCATTTGATAGATCTAATAATTTAACAGGTCATGGTAGTGTAAATTATATGCCTAATCAATTAGTTATTGGAAAAGCTTTGAAAAATGGAAGTTTCGGAGGAGAAACTCTTTTAGATAGATTTAAACAAAATAAGTTAACATATGAAGCAAATTTAGGTGAGGTAAGTAGAAAATGAAATTAAATAAAGGATTAGTAGGATTAATGGCAGGAATTACTTTATTAACAAGTGGTTGTAGTGTTATTGATGCTAATAGGTCATTATATGAAATGGATAGAAAAGGTAAAGTTCTATCTCCAGAAAAACAAATGGTTGCAGTAGATTCTTATCAAAAGAATCTATTTAGAAATTATATGGAAGCTGCGGATGATACAATGCCTAAATCTGAAGGATTATTTGATAGAAAACCTGAAGTGGTTTATGGTAGATCTGCTGTTGTTAAAGAAATGCAAAAGGAAAGAGATGGTGATGGATATATTGGTGTTGGTGTTTTAGCAGGTAATGTTGTTACTACTTATGGAATTTGTAGAGCTTTAGGTGTTTGTGGTGATAATGGAAGTACTAAAACGATTATTATTGATGAACCACCTGTGAATCCTCCTGTTGATGGAAGTACTTTAGGTGTTGGTGGTTCTAATTCAAACATTATTTATGATGCATTTAGTTCTGGTTGGAATCCATAAAATTTATTATTTATTTTTTTAGAGTAATAATAATTAAAATTAATTTTTATACAAAACTTTTTTAATTACTGAAAGTATTTTTATTATATGAGTGAAGATAAAGTCTTAATGATTATTGCGCCTAGTGAGTTTCGTGATGAAGAATATTTAGTACCAAAAGAAATTTTTGAAGTAAGAGATTTAGAAGTTATTACTGCTTCGAAGGGTGTAAAACTAGCAAAAGGTAAACTTGGAGCTGAAGTTAAAGTAGATTTAGATATTTCTGAAGTTAAAGTTACTGATTATGCAGCAGTTGTTCTTATTGGTGGTATGGGAGCTTTAATTTATGAAAATGATGAAGTTATTTCTAAGATTTTAAATGAAGCTAAAGAGAACTATATTTTAATTGGTGCAATTTGTATTGCGCCTAGGATTTTAGCTAATAATGGTTTGTTAGAAGGTTTCAAAGCTACAGCTTGGAATGGAGATTCTAAACAATCTAAATTTTTAGAGGAGAAAGGAGCTACTTTTGTTGATGAAGCTGTTGTTGAAGATAAATCTTTGATTACTGCAAATGGTCCTGAGGCTGCTAAAGAGTTTGGTTTAAAGATTGCTAATTATATTCTTTACCAGTAAATCTTTAGATTTACTGAATGCTTTTTAATCAATAAAAAAACATATCAATAAATTCTTCGAATTTATTGGACATTCTTTAAACTAGTGAAAGAATATATAGGTAAATTTAACATTTATTAAATATTAATAATTTTCTTAAAATTTTAAAATTAATTTTCCGTTCTTAAATAGTTTAATAACTCCACCACTCTCAGATACTACAACTGCAATTGATTTTGTTTTTTGAGTTATTGCTGCGGCAGTTGTATGTTTTGTTCCCCAACCGTAATATCTTTTTACATCATCGGTGTTTATATCTATATAAGATCCAGCACTATATACTATTCCTTTATTATTAATTACAAAAGCTCCATCCAATTGTGCATATTCTTTAATTGTTTCATTTAAATCGTTGTTAATTATATCTCTTAGATTTTCAGGATATCCATAAAATGGGTTTAATACAAGAGGTTTAATGTATTGTTTTAATTCTTTTTCATCTCCTATTACAAATAGAGTTCCAATATGTTTTCCTTCTCTTCCTTCTTTTTTTATTTCTTCTGCAATTTCGATTATTTTTTCTAGTACTAGTTCATTTTCCATGAATTCGGATAATTTGAATCTTGCAATTCTATATAGGATTTTAGATACTTCAATTACTATCATTCCGAAAGTATAGTCTGAAATGATTGAATCTTCAAAGGCTATTAAAACAATTGATTCTTTTTCTAATATTTTTTTTTTAATTGCTTCTACTAAAATATTTCTAATGAAAATTCTTGAGTCTTGATTTGGTTCATTTTTTATTTTAAATTTTTTTTGGATTTTATTTTCTCTATTGAAGATGAGAATTTCTAATTCATCCACTACTCCAAAATTATTTGTTGGTGCTTCTTCAATTTTTAAAACATGGGTGATTTTTAGTTTATCACACATTTCAGATATTTTTATATCTAAAAAATCACCATTTGAAGAAGAGTTTGTTGTCATAATAAGATTTATTGGTTTAATGTTTTTAAAGTTTTGTGTGAGTTTGTGTTGTTATTTAAATAAGTAACAAAACCTTTTATTAATTGTAGATGTTTTGAATTTAAATTGGTTGGAGTTGAAAAGAGTTTTTCTAATGTGAATTTAGAATATTTTTATAATGATTTTGAGTTGAGAAATCCTTTGATGTGTATGCTTTTGATGATTTTGACTTTAGGTTTTTATTTTATTTATTGGATTTATCAGATTAATGAGAAATTATCTGAACTGGATGATGATTCACCAGACCCTACAAGAGGAATGATAATCTTATTAATTTTACCTATTACTTGGGCATTTTTTGTGTTTATATTTAAATTTTTAATATTTAGTGATAATTTAGGACTTGCAAAAGGACTTGAGATTACAGGTTGGTCAATAATTATCTTTTTATCAATGCAGTATTTATATGAATTTTGTGTTTCTTTTGGGAGAATTACTCGTAGTTCAGGACTTGTTTGGTATTTGTTTATGTATGTAGGGTATTTTAGTGTAGTTTTACTTTTATTTAGTTTTTATTATACAATACCTTTGATAATTTTCCCATTTTTTACTCTTCCTGCAATGCAGGGTTTTATGAATGAGCATGCAAGAAAAGTGGCATTAAAGCAAATTGATTATAATTTTAATTCAAGACATAGGGCTTTATAGTATTTTTATCCCTTTAAATTGATTATTGGTTTTAAATGAGCTAAAACTTTCACACTTTTATCTTGCTCTTCAATTATTTTAAAAATATTTTTGTATGCTTGTGGAGCTTCGTCTAATGTTGATTCATTTATAGTTCCAATAATTCCTTCCATAGATTTTTTGAAATCTGTAAGTGATATTTTTTCTTTTGCTTGTTTTCTTGAGTAAAGTCTTCCTGCTCCATGTGAAGATGATTCTAAGTATTCTTTGTTTCCTAGTCCTTCAACTAGAAAACTTCCATCTTTCATATTTCCAGGGATTACGCCTTTTTCTCCTTTTTTAGCTGGGGTTGCACCTTTTCGATGAATGAAATAATTTCCTTCTTTTATTGCATGATTATGGTTTTTGTTTGTCCATAATTCTAGTTCAATCTTTTCATTTGAATGTTGTTCTAGAATTTCATGAATTTTGTAGGCCATTTCAAGTCTATTTAGTAGAGCAAAGTCTAAGCAGAATTCTAATACATTTTGATATTCTTTTCCTTCAATTGAGTCTTCTTTTAGAGGATATGTTTTTTCAAATTCAATTTGTTTTTTTGATGCTTTTTTCATGTACATCTGTGCAAGAGAATGTCCAATTTTTCTTGAGCCACTATGAATTACTAACCATAAATTATTATCTTTATCAGATTGTGATAGTTCGATAAAATGATTTCCTGAACCAAGACTTCCAAGATTTCCTTGAGCTTGACTTTTAATTATATTAAGTGCACTCTTATTATGAGGTTTTGATATGAATTTTTCGAGGATTTTATTGTATTCTTGAATCGTTTTATTTGTTAGTTGATTTGTATTTTTGATTCCAAGACCCATTGCAAGATTTTCATTTATTTTTTTGTAGATTTCTTGAGAGTTTTGTTTAACAAAATTTACTAAATTGGGATTAGAATTCGAATTAAATTTTACTGCAATCATTCCGCACCCTATGTCATATCCTACCCATGATGGGACAATGTATTCTTTTGTTTTAATAACTGCTCCAATTGGCGCTACATATCCTGAATGAGCATCAGGCATAAGTGATGCTGAGACTACAAATTCTTCATTATAGCAGTTTTCAAATTGCTTAATTGTGTTCTCGTCAGGATTTAGAGCAAAATTAGTAATTTGTTTTTCCATATTATGTCTAATACTTGAGTATTTAAAAATATAGTTAAAAATTATTTGTAATATGGTTATTTAGTTTGTGTATTATGTATTTGGTTAATTTATTAAGTTTTGAAAATTTGTTACAACAAATCTTTATAAAGAGTTATTACTGAAAATATGTATGAAATATGCAGATGGTTCTTCTACTTTTGAAGAATTGGTTCAAAAAAAATTAAGTGAAACTGAAAAAAATCTTTTTAGGTTTGATGATAAAAGAAAAGTTTTGAGTAATCTTTTGGAATTAAAATCTTTTAGGGAAAAATTAAATGGGGAGATTCCTAATGGTTTTGAGAAGAGGCAAGTTTTTGATGAGAGTTTTAGATATTGGTCATTGAATTCTAGTTCATCATTAAAAGATTTTTATACTAATGAGGTTAGAAGTATTTTAATTAAAATATCTAATATTGATTTCACATATGATAAAAATTTTATGAAAGTTTTTGATCTTGTTACTTTATTTTCAATTTTTAAAAAAACTTATTTTGTAAGACTTAATAATTTAAATTTTTTTATTCAAGATTCAGATGATAGAAATTTAGTTTTTTATTCAGAAATTTTCAATAATTTATCTTCTTCTATTTCTAGTGTGCAAGAATATATTAAGAATTTGAATAGTAATTTTAATGTTGAATTGGAGAATATTTTACATCGAAAAATTTTGAATTTTGGAAATTTGATTGAACATGATTTTGAAAATTTAAAAAAAAGGATTGGAAAGAGAGAAATTGGCAAATTAGATGATATTTTAGGTTATTTAGAATATTATATGATTTTTAGGAAATATTTGGGCATTTATTTAAGATTAGACTATCATGATTCTAAAAATAAGAATGAACTTGAAACTTCTTTAAATAATATTTTTGCAGAGTTTCATAATGTAGTTTTATATCATGGATATAATCATTTGAGTGGATTTAAACAAGATTTGCGAGGAGTTGAAGTTCCTTCAAATAGATTTAAATTAGTTCATAAAAATATGATGAAATTACTTCAAGAGTATCTGAATTTTTCTAAAAAAATTGTTAAAGATCATAATTATTCATTAGTTGAGGGAAGAGGAATCTATGAGACTATTAATAAAATTTTTCAAGTTGATTTTAGAAGAGAGATTGGGAAAATTATTTTGAATCATTTTAAAAGTAAATTAAGTGGAATTAGTTATAAAAATTTCGAGAGTAAAATCTCAATTGAGATTTTATATAAAGAATTTTTAGAATTGGAAAAGCTCTATGATTTATCTGAACTCAATAAAATAGGTTATAGAGATTTATCAAATAAATTTATAGGAATTTTGAGTGATGTTAGTTAAAAATTATTTGTAATGAGCAATAATTTGTGCTTCTTCAATTATTAGTTCTTTTATTGAATTTAATATTTCTTCTTTACTTGCATTATTTCCAAATTTTAGAAAGTCTCTTAGTGCATAAATTTTTAATTCATAGTTATGGT
It encodes the following:
- a CDS encoding DJ-1/PfpI family protein is translated as MSEDKVLMIIAPSEFRDEEYLVPKEIFEVRDLEVITASKGVKLAKGKLGAEVKVDLDISEVKVTDYAAVVLIGGMGALIYENDEVISKILNEAKENYILIGAICIAPRILANNGLLEGFKATAWNGDSKQSKFLEEKGATFVDEAVVEDKSLITANGPEAAKEFGLKIANYILYQ
- a CDS encoding DNA integrity scanning protein DisA nucleotide-binding domain protein, producing the protein MTTNSSSNGDFLDIKISEMCDKLKITHVLKIEEAPTNNFGVVDELEILIFNRENKIQKKFKIKNEPNQDSRIFIRNILVEAIKKKILEKESIVLIAFEDSIISDYTFGMIVIEVSKILYRIARFKLSEFMENELVLEKIIEIAEEIKKEGREGKHIGTLFVIGDEKELKQYIKPLVLNPFYGYPENLRDIINNDLNETIKEYAQLDGAFVINNKGIVYSAGSYIDINTDDVKRYYGWGTKHTTAAAITQKTKSIAVVVSESGGVIKLFKNGKLILKF
- a CDS encoding DUF4234 domain-containing protein; amino-acid sequence: MVGVEKSFSNVNLEYFYNDFELRNPLMCMLLMILTLGFYFIYWIYQINEKLSELDDDSPDPTRGMIILLILPITWAFFVFIFKFLIFSDNLGLAKGLEITGWSIIIFLSMQYLYEFCVSFGRITRSSGLVWYLFMYVGYFSVVLLLFSFYYTIPLIIFPFFTLPAMQGFMNEHARKVALKQIDYNFNSRHRAL
- a CDS encoding RtcB family protein → MEKQITNFALNPDENTIKQFENCYNEEFVVSASLMPDAHSGYVAPIGAVIKTKEYIVPSWVGYDIGCGMIAVKFNSNSNPNLVNFVKQNSQEIYKKINENLAMGLGIKNTNQLTNKTIQEYNKILEKFISKPHNKSALNIIKSQAQGNLGSLGSGNHFIELSQSDKDNNLWLVIHSGSRKIGHSLAQMYMKKASKKQIEFEKTYPLKEDSIEGKEYQNVLEFCLDFALLNRLEMAYKIHEILEQHSNEKIELELWTNKNHNHAIKEGNYFIHRKGATPAKKGEKGVIPGNMKDGSFLVEGLGNKEYLESSSHGAGRLYSRKQAKEKISLTDFKKSMEGIIGTINESTLDEAPQAYKNIFKIIEEQDKSVKVLAHLKPIINLKG